One segment of Toxoplasma gondii ME49 chromosome VI, whole genome shotgun sequence DNA contains the following:
- a CDS encoding hypothetical protein (encoded by transcript TGME49_238170) translates to MLRTFSSSAASLAAPSKSQQPAEGGSAGVALSGSDSTRPCQGTLLLPASSSSSRLSRSLSQPVASAKLLPHLPSSSSSSALPSSHCSPTSAETPARGGTARVEVSLTESGCFASQKVREDHKGTQQGGGTLSFSKETRNRDRGDGEEHDAKETARVSETSMKTDYPLVLEASRIASSLSSRSSSSLVSSSASLSRGLSHPVMDAKPLPHLPSSSPPPAFPASFYSSLSSSSASSLSLSSSSVSYGASVACGAPPGSPMLQSWGQATSDKTKADILEILSSSLADLRDLRRQARESVDGSKEAATQSYPRASANQPACKLLTPEEGREQTVAKTFQGSSRKTFDKTSEKTFDKTGEDNGESLSRESAQQRARREEERKGRLRGEILRLCKRMERAVAPLQAETAANASGRPLPGETQRREEEMEVQTEGEEDSGAREAEVTPKKSERRTSREDTQAVYLSSPSVLSASLSIPSLKANAIDEPTQASAPLLSRASRDERNANQVQSPSERTSSSLSTSFLESSATVVPAPGNGTPSASPVLPTLSQTQKPGDVLRDETGKTENSSRGAQHTVQTPDPNSVVQETFARPALTISSTQLPSSSPSFSSSLSARRGVSGVDSSKRDSGAPSNSLSREAGNVSPVVAPVSHASSQRANRLSARPRPPFPALPASCPAAPPADLLRLREAQVASVFRPTQKTNSRSSSASLALQNYTGWLKLPSSSLSHSSSLSHSSLSHDAVLSRSSSVSRERGEKWRGARESSKGSGVSSSPLSLEEEVYVSRQTLSQACPTQLSTLCDRRGGRMRIQTQLMEQIVAGSVPRQVFEHFYGQGVPVEASVSRFLEKRRMQNTTRRVKEHLEKKVPEFFASRGMALEACSPREVFQAAFRYLEQVAVATSRETTGRRRSSFSLPTPVLPSPSSSSSSSSSSSSSSSSSPSSSSLSSSTSASFFASLHATARGAYLSQAAFCEALEVLSWWPKELNECDKKEVFLALALADEEVHGKARLARERLLPQGVTERGWLLGFLTLPYNLPDWPVTVDLLPVDPRRRPALPFLSMSPAISAAPALRCSPFLLVHAPQDAAGRSPSTCLCGFLHLCRLALLICSAFGEKVGPRFPGLLLRLSERASGAAAGGAGKPAACRDAATVLEEERRQAESLAAPLDVSAYLPSELVLPASAGREKDRRGRASSREEKKKSRSATDADSQEEHKTTRRKCKVPAWHLCQDMLLSRLVSLEEVQASLDLLCPSPWVLAALHLLIGVTSRALSTAEWYSLLHPCSPLAEPLDLEKISARFDLENPLPSFSSSSTSFSSPSFIKNNFLSFFSLSSRSASSSSPSSPSASFCGVVDVCWGCGVKAHARPTRLQQERDASSKSEQKFSFPPGEKAPETQSRLSLHWLSFERKGGRRGKKGTTFLSAAKTPEDRDACGEASAEAPGALSRTLPFFEMLSDDERTVLLNKERVYLQTLRCLASLLADCAASEATQKAVNRLTTAAVSPSLIEPGMPPGGSQALLSLVNAGGSCCFDVYALHACVKVFFAIATKSRLFSLLHDLL, encoded by the exons ATGTTGAggacgttttcttcctcggctgctTCTTTGGCAGCTCCTTCAAAGTCCCAACAGCCAGCAGAAGGCGGTTCCGCCGGAGTCGCCCTTTCAGGCTCCGACTCTACTCGACCTTGCCAAGGAACGCTTCTTTTGCCAgcatcatcttcttcttcacgaCTCTCGAGGAGCCTTTCTCAACCTGTGGCTAGCGCCAAGCTTCTTCCCCacctcccttcttcgtcgtcgtcttctgccctTCCGTCCTCTCACTGTTCGCCAACTTCTGCAGAAACTCCTGCGCGGGGAGGCACTGCCCGCGTCGAGGTTTCTCTCACGGAGTCTGGATGTTTCGCGAGTCAAAAAGTCAGAGAGGATCACAAGGGAACCCAACAAGGAGGCGGAACTTTATCGTTttcgaaagagacaagaaacagagacaggggagacggagaagaacacGACGCGAAGGAGACTGCTCGAGTCTCAGAGACCTCAATGAAGACCGACTATCCACTTGTTCTCGAAGCCTCTCGaatcgcttcttctctctcctcccgctcttcctcttctctcgtctcttcttctgcaagtCTCTCGAGGGGCCTTTCTCACCCTGTGATGGACGCCAAGcctcttcctcatcttccctcttcgtctcctccaccagcttttcctgcttccttttactcttccctctcttcctcttctgcttcttctctttctctttcttcttcttccgtttcttaCGGAGCCTCGGTGGCGTGTGGAGCACCTCCTGGAAGCCCGATGCTGCAGTCGTGGGGACAAGCAACTTCAGACAAGACGAAGGCCGACATCTTGGAGattctctcgagttccttgGCAGACTTGCGTGACCTGCGGCGACAGGCGCGAGAAAGTGTGGACGGAAGCAAGGAGGCGGCGACGCAAAGTTATCCCCGCGCGTCCGCGAATCAGCCGGCCTGCAAGCTCCTGACGCCTGAGGAAGGGCGGGAGCAGACTGTCGCCAAGACTTTCCAGGGATCTTCCCGGAAGACGTTCGACAAAACTTCCGAGAAGACTTTCGACAAAACTGGAGAGGACAACGGAGAGTCTCTTTCGCGAGAGAGTGCGCAACAGAGAGCgcgccgcgaagaagagaggaaagggcgACTGAGGGGGGAAATTCTGAGACTCTGCAAACGAATGGAGCGTGCAGTCGCTCCTCTGCAAGCGGAAACGGCCGCGAATGCCTCAGGGCGTCCTCTCCCAGGAGAGACCCAgcggcgcgaagaagagatggaAGTGCAgacggaaggagaggaagacagcggggcaagagaagcagaggtaACACcgaaaaagagcgagaggagaacgagcaGGGAAGACACTCAGGCGGTCTATCTGTCCTCCCCGTCGgtgctctctgcttctctttctatCCCCTCGTTGAAGGCGAACGCGATCGACGAACCGACGCAGGCTtccgcgcctcttctctctcgagcttctcgtgacgagagaaacgccaaTCAGGTTCAAAGTCCTAGCGAACGTACGTCCTCGTCGCTGTCAACCTCCTTCCTCGAGTCGTCTGCCACCGTCGTTCCTGCACCCGGAAACGGAACTCCCTCAGCGTCTCCGGTGCTCCCCACCCTTTCTCAGACTCAAAAGCCTGGAGACGTTCTGCGAGACGAAACCGGCAAAACAGAGAATTCCTCCCGAGGCGCCCAACACACAGTTCAGACGCCTGATCCGAACTCTGTCGTTCAAGAAACCTTCGCACGGCCGGCCCTGACGATCTCTTCCACTCagctcccctcttcttctccgtctttttcttcatcttTGTCTGCGCGTCGTGGTGTCTCTGGAGTGGACTCTTCGAAGCGAGATTCGGGAGCTCCTTCCaactctctttctcgtgaAGCTGGCAATGTCTCTCCTGTGGTTGCCCCAGTTTCGCATGCCTCGAGTCAGAGAGCGAACCGCCTCTCTGCGAGACCGAGGCCTCCCTTCCCCGCTCTCCCCGCCTCATGTCCTGCGGCGCCTCCTGCAGatctcctccgtctccgcgAGGCGCAAGTCGCCAGCGTCTTCCGCCCTACGCAAAAGACGAAttcgcgttcctcctctgcgtctctcgctctccaaAACTACACTGGATGGCTCAagctcccttcttcttctctttctcactcttcttctctttctcactcttctctctcccatgatgctgttctttctcgctcttcttctgtgagtcgagagaggggagagaagtggagaggcgCGCGGGAGAGCAGCAAAGGTTcgggcgtttcttcttcgcctttgtcTCTGGAGGAAGAAGTTTATGTATCTCGACAGACGCTCTCGCAGGCATGTCCGACGCAGCTCTCGACGCTGTGCGACCGCAGGGGAGGTCGCATGCGCATTCAGACGCAGTTGATGGAGCAGATCGTCGCGGGGTCGGTGCCCAGACAAGTTTTTGAACATTTCTATGGACAGGGCGTCCCCGTCGAGGCGAGCGTGTCTCGCTTTTTAGAAAAACGGCGCATGCAAAACACCACACGACGCGTCAAGGAACATCTCGAG AAGAAAGTCCCCGAGTTCTTTGCGTCGAGGGGCATGGCTCTGGAGGCCTGTTCGCCCCGCGAGGTCTTCCAAGCAGCCTTTCGCTACCTCGAGCAGGTCGCCGTCGCCACCTCGCGCGAGACGACCGGCCgccgccgctcttctttctctctccccactcctgtcctcccttctccttcctcttcttcctcttcttcctcttcttcctcgtcttcttcgtcttcttcaccgtcgtcttcctcgctctcttcttctaccTCGGCTTCCTTTTTtgcgtcgctgcatgcgaccgCACGCGGGGCGTATCTGTCGCAGGCTGCGTTTTGCGAGGCCCTGGAGGTTTTGAGTTGGTGGCCAAAAGAATTAAATGAATGCGACAAAAAAGAAGTTTTCCTCGCCCTTGCGCTAGCTGACGAAGAAGTCCACGGCAAAGCTCGGCTGGCAAGGGAGCGCCTCCTGCCCCAGGGCGTCACCGAACGTGGCTGGCTGCTCGGTTTCTTGACGCTGCCCTACAACCTCCCAGACTGGCCT gTGACCGTGGACTTGCTTCCTGTGGACCCTCGGCGCAGGCCGGCGttgccgtttctctccatgtCTCCCGCAATTTCGGCTGCGCCTGCGCTCCGCTGTTCGCCATTTCTGctggtgcatgcgccgcagGACGCGGCCGGCCGCAGCCCCTCGACTTGTTTGTGCGGTTTTCTCCATCTGTgccgcctcgcgcttctgATCTGCTCGGCTTTCGGGGAGAAAGTCGGACCGCGCTTCCCCGGcctgctgcttcgtctgtcgGAGCGCGCGAGCGGCGCGGCTGCGGGCGGCGCAGGGAAGCCTGCAGCTTGTCGAGACGCTGCGACGGttctcgaggaagaacggagacaagCGGAGAGTCTTGCTGCGCCGCTCGACGTTTCTGCATATTTGCCCTCGGAGCTCGTTCTCCCCGCGtctgcaggaagagagaaggaccgTCGCGGGAGGGCGAGTTcgcgcgaagagaagaagaaatcgcgGAGCGCGACGGACGCGGACTCCCAGGAAGAACACAAAACCACCCGAAGAAAGTGCAAGGTTCCCGCGTGGCATCTCTGCCAG GACATGCTGCTGAGTCGCCTGGTGTCTCTGGAGGAGGTTCAGGCGAGTCTCGACTTGTTGTGTCCTTCGCCGTGGGTTCTAGCGGCTCTCCACTTGCTGATTGGCGTCacctctcgcgctctctccacAGCAGAGTGGTATTCGCTTCTCCATCCATGCTCGCCGTTAGCTGAGCCTCTGGACCTCGAAAAAATCTCCGCGCGCTTCGACCTCGAAAatcctctcccttccttctcctcctcctccacctccttctcgtctccctccttcaTCAAAAACaacttcctctccttcttctcactctcctctcgatctgcttcttcttcgtctccttcttctccttctgcctctttttGTGGCGTCGTCGACGTTTGCTGGGGTTGCGGAGTAAAGGCACACGCGAGGCCTACGCGTCTGCAGCAGGAACGCGACGCGTCGAGCAAGTCTGAGCAgaagttttcttttccacctggggagaaggcgcccgagacgcagagccgCCTGAGCCTGCACTGGCTGTCcttcga